A window of the Deinococcus gobiensis I-0 genome harbors these coding sequences:
- a CDS encoding aspartate-semialdehyde dehydrogenase, translating to MRVAIVGATGAVGHELLQVLEKSSLRFDELLLYASPRSAGTALKFRGEDLTVQVTPEGAIDADLILASAGGSVSQALAPKWVEGGAVVIDNSSAFRYDPEVPLVVPEVNGPAALRHKGIIANPNCTTAIAVVAVAPLHREYGVRRMIVSTYQATSGAGQKGMDELLEETRTALGGGEAGAEVFAHPIPFNVIPHIDAFQANGYTKEEMKVVWETRKILEDESLQISCTAVRIPTLRTHSEAITLDLERPATPEAARELLAGAAGVEVRDDPAAKLYPMPLTASGKYDVEVGRIRPSLVFEGGLDLFVAGDQLLKGAALNAVQIAEYLQQQGALKEKQRA from the coding sequence ATGCGCGTAGCGATTGTGGGAGCCACCGGGGCCGTAGGGCACGAACTGTTGCAGGTGCTGGAAAAGAGCAGCCTGCGTTTTGACGAACTGCTGCTGTACGCCTCGCCGCGTTCGGCGGGCACCGCGCTGAAGTTCCGGGGCGAAGACCTGACTGTGCAGGTGACGCCGGAAGGCGCCATCGACGCCGACCTGATCCTGGCGTCGGCGGGCGGCAGCGTGAGTCAGGCCCTGGCGCCCAAGTGGGTCGAAGGCGGCGCGGTGGTCATCGACAACTCCAGCGCCTTCCGCTACGACCCCGAGGTGCCGCTCGTCGTGCCCGAAGTCAACGGGCCGGCGGCGCTGCGCCACAAGGGCATCATCGCCAATCCCAACTGCACGACCGCCATCGCGGTGGTGGCCGTCGCGCCCCTGCACCGCGAGTACGGCGTGCGGCGCATGATCGTCAGCACCTACCAGGCGACCAGCGGGGCCGGCCAGAAGGGCATGGACGAACTGCTCGAAGAGACCCGGACCGCCCTGGGCGGCGGCGAGGCGGGCGCAGAGGTGTTCGCGCACCCGATTCCCTTCAACGTCATTCCGCACATCGACGCCTTCCAGGCCAACGGCTACACCAAGGAAGAGATGAAGGTGGTCTGGGAGACCCGCAAGATCCTGGAAGACGAGTCGCTCCAGATCAGCTGCACGGCCGTCCGCATCCCCACCCTGCGGACCCACAGCGAGGCGATCACGCTGGACCTGGAGCGCCCCGCCACCCCTGAGGCCGCCCGTGAGCTGCTGGCCGGCGCGGCGGGCGTCGAGGTCCGCGACGACCCGGCGGCCAAGCTCTATCCCATGCCCCTGACCGCCAGTGGCAAGTACGACGTGGAAGTGGGGCGCATCCGGCCCTCGCTGGTGTTCGAGGGCGGGCTGGACCTGTTCGTGGCCGGCGACCAGCTCCTGAAGGGCGCGGCCCTGAACGCCGTGCAGATCGCCGAATACCTCCAGCAGCAGGGCGCGCTGAAGGAAAAGCAGCGGGCGTAG
- a CDS encoding 23S rRNA (pseudouridine(1915)-N(3))-methyltransferase RlmH: MRLHLITVGEPKLAYARSGWDEYEKRLRRYHKLQVSRVAGKTQAAESEAIRRAAGRAPLVLLDPRGRQYSSEDLSAYLDAQALGGHGELALAIGGPDGHTDDLRAGAHALWSLGLLTLPHDLAMLVMVEALYRAATISAGEPYHRG; the protein is encoded by the coding sequence ATGCGGCTGCACCTGATCACCGTCGGAGAACCGAAACTCGCCTACGCCCGCAGCGGCTGGGACGAGTACGAAAAACGGCTGCGGCGCTACCACAAGCTTCAGGTCAGCCGCGTGGCAGGCAAGACGCAGGCCGCCGAGAGCGAGGCCATTCGCCGGGCCGCGGGCCGCGCGCCGCTGGTCCTGCTCGACCCGCGTGGGCGGCAGTACAGCAGCGAGGACCTGAGCGCGTATCTCGACGCCCAGGCCCTCGGCGGGCACGGGGAGCTGGCCCTCGCCATCGGTGGCCCCGACGGCCACACGGACGACCTGCGTGCCGGGGCACACGCCCTGTGGAGCCTGGGGCTGCTCACCCTGCCCCACGACCTCGCCATGCTCGTGATGGTCGAGGCCCTGTACCGCGCCGCGACCATCAGCGCGGGCGAGCCGTACCACCGGGGCTAA
- the rsmI gene encoding 16S rRNA (cytidine(1402)-2'-O)-methyltransferase, protein MPGTTELPAGARVWLVPTPVGNLGDITLRAVEVLRGADAVACEDTRRTGALLSHLGIGRPLVRLDAHTMHRAAGVLEKYPRLAYVSDAGTPGLSDPGAELVAAAIAADVPVEVLPGATALVPALVLSGLPAGRFTYEGFLPRSGRERKERLAAIAARAETSVLYESPHRLHATLGDLAAACGETRPASVTRELSKRFEETRRGALAELVAWAAGGVRGEIVLTVGGRPPEEAAADAPDHAALAQAWAAEGLGARDIRERLMAAGLRKNDAYTLALQVTSS, encoded by the coding sequence CTGCCCGGGACGACCGAGCTGCCCGCCGGCGCGCGGGTATGGCTGGTGCCCACGCCGGTCGGCAACCTGGGCGACATCACCCTGCGGGCGGTGGAGGTGCTGCGCGGCGCCGACGCGGTCGCCTGCGAGGACACGCGGCGCACGGGCGCGCTGCTCTCGCACCTGGGCATCGGGCGGCCCCTGGTGCGCCTGGATGCCCACACCATGCACCGGGCGGCGGGCGTGCTCGAAAAGTACCCCCGGCTCGCCTACGTCTCCGACGCGGGCACCCCCGGCCTGAGCGACCCCGGCGCCGAACTGGTGGCGGCAGCCATCGCGGCCGACGTGCCGGTCGAGGTGCTGCCCGGCGCGACTGCGCTGGTGCCTGCGCTCGTGCTCTCGGGGCTGCCGGCGGGCCGCTTCACCTACGAGGGCTTCTTGCCCCGCAGTGGGCGCGAACGCAAGGAACGCCTCGCGGCCATCGCGGCGCGCGCCGAGACGAGCGTGCTGTACGAAAGCCCCCACCGCCTGCACGCCACGCTGGGCGACCTCGCGGCGGCCTGCGGCGAGACGCGCCCCGCCAGCGTGACCCGCGAACTCTCCAAGCGCTTCGAGGAGACGCGCCGGGGCGCCCTGGCCGAGCTCGTGGCCTGGGCGGCGGGGGGCGTGCGCGGCGAGATCGTGCTGACGGTGGGGGGCCGCCCGCCCGAGGAAGCCGCCGCCGACGCCCCCGACCACGCCGCCCTGGCGCAGGCCTGGGCCGCCGAGGGCCTGGGGGCCAGGGATATACGTGAGCGGCTGATGGCGGCAGGTTTGCGTAAGAATGACGCTTACACGCTGGCCCTTCAGGTCACGTCGTCCTGA
- the pfkA gene encoding 6-phosphofructokinase has translation MQHPNPAGVKRLAVLTSGGDAPGMNAAIRAVVRTATQQGIEVVGVRRGFSGLHRGELAVLGPRDVANTIQRGGTILLTARSHTWRSPEGRAKGAQVLRDWNVDGLIVIGGDGSFHGGHYLQEEHGVPVIGVPGTIDNDLYGTDHTIGYFTAVETALDAVDKLRDTGASHERIFVIEVMGRHAGHIALDVAVAGGAEEVFIPEDAKSVEGVVEIVKASVAKGKASSIIIVAEGYPGGAQGVADAIQNGTGLETRVSILGHIQRGGAPVSSDRVLASRLGEAAVYALMDGEKGVMVGRGGGGIVYTPLHETWEKRKDVNRDLYRCAKTLSI, from the coding sequence ATGCAGCACCCTAATCCGGCCGGCGTGAAGCGCCTCGCAGTCCTGACGAGCGGCGGCGACGCCCCGGGCATGAACGCGGCCATCCGCGCGGTCGTGCGCACCGCGACCCAGCAGGGCATTGAGGTCGTCGGCGTGCGCCGGGGCTTCTCGGGCCTGCACCGGGGCGAACTCGCGGTGCTCGGGCCGCGCGACGTGGCGAACACCATCCAGCGCGGCGGCACCATCCTGCTCACCGCCCGCTCGCACACCTGGCGCAGCCCCGAGGGCCGGGCCAAGGGCGCGCAGGTCCTGCGCGACTGGAACGTGGACGGCCTCATCGTCATCGGCGGCGACGGCAGCTTCCACGGCGGGCACTACCTCCAGGAAGAGCACGGCGTTCCGGTCATCGGCGTGCCGGGCACCATCGACAACGACCTGTACGGCACCGACCACACCATCGGGTACTTCACGGCGGTCGAGACGGCGCTGGACGCCGTGGACAAGCTGCGCGACACCGGGGCCTCGCACGAGCGCATCTTCGTGATCGAGGTCATGGGCCGCCACGCCGGGCACATCGCGCTGGACGTGGCGGTGGCGGGCGGCGCCGAGGAGGTCTTCATTCCCGAGGACGCCAAGTCGGTCGAGGGCGTGGTCGAGATCGTGAAGGCCAGCGTCGCCAAGGGCAAGGCCAGCAGCATCATCATCGTGGCCGAGGGGTATCCGGGCGGGGCGCAGGGCGTGGCCGACGCCATCCAGAACGGCACCGGTCTGGAGACGCGCGTGAGCATCCTGGGCCACATCCAGCGCGGCGGCGCGCCGGTCAGCAGCGACCGCGTGCTGGCGAGCCGCCTGGGCGAGGCGGCCGTGTACGCCCTGATGGACGGGGAGAAGGGCGTGATGGTCGGGCGCGGCGGCGGCGGCATCGTGTACACCCCCCTGCACGAGACCTGGGAAAAGCGCAAGGACGTGAACCGCGACCTGTACCGCTGTGCCAAGACCCTGAGTATCTGA